The following DNA comes from Chelmon rostratus isolate fCheRos1 chromosome 3, fCheRos1.pri, whole genome shotgun sequence.
CCAGGGCAGCAGATCACCACTGGCCCCAAGACCGAGGttgctgttttattatgtttcatCACAACTGAGGAACTACGTACCAATAAAGCACATTATGATTTCagcacagactgacaggagaCTTCATTTCTAATTCTGGTTAACTGAGACTctgattgattaaaaaaaaatggtctATTGGTAATAGTACCTTTGTGCTCACCTACTGAGATCCGGGAATGTAACACTCAAAAGAAATCAGATGGGGGGAATCatacatgttttaaacaaatccagttaactttttttttttatgcgtCTGTAATTTCGTAACCATTTCCTGATAATTTATTTGGTAGTTTAATGGAAAGAACTTCATAATTTTATACTAAttataagaaaaataagaatttCCAGAGAAAATATTAATCCATTCTTTATTGActtgactttattttattatactgTGTGTGGAATTGTGCGCTCGGCTCTGGACAAATTTAACTGTTTTCAATGCGgactttttttaattcaacttGCCTGCCTCGGACTCTTTGAGTCCATTACCTGCAAGATAGAGCCCACAGCAAATCCGGGCCAGGTTGTATTCAAGCGCAGGAGCACAGGTTGATAGAGGTGAGGGTACATACAAGAAGCACGGGACTGGTGAGAGATTGGCTCACCTTTGTCCCAGGACCTGCTGTTCAAATATCCTTAATGAACACAGCGGAAGATGTGTATTTATTCAACTTTACAGAGGTACAGTTCAGAGATAAGCCTTTACTGAGGGCAAATTCAGGTGTTGCAACAGCACAAGGATAGGGtcattcaaattcattcaaagtttCTGACTTTGTCTCCGCTGGTAGGACAGCGTCGGTTTCTCATAACCCCTACACGCACGGCACCTTTTCAAGCCCACATACGTCAGGTCTCTAGTGATGCTATGAACTtattagagaaaaaaacattagaaaaacaatgtttcttatgatgtgtttacattttaacacGAGAACgctgttaaaaacaaatactttGAGGAAAAGCAGGGAGCTGACTGCTTAACTGAGCGAAATGAATGAATTAGACAGAGTGTGCATTTAGGGGTTATGACCACAATCACTCCCAACCCTTGACCAACAGAACAGAGTAGTCCATCAATAGATCATTGCACTAATCTCTACAAATCTGCCAATCAATACAGAATCTGTAGACATGGGACAAGACTTGGCTATCAGAAGCATactggtttctgtttgtagttATAGTAGTATTGAGCGATGTCGAGGACGTGTctcaaaaaatctctctggtcctctgggttctttgaatgaagcaataggagaagatgttgagtccaaaaaatcagtttttttctaacatcaatagaatctgcatttattttaacatcagtagaatgtgcaaggtaacagagctctgggtctcaactttcctttccctgatccacaacagagttgggtcagttcatgaagtctgacacacgacctctccctgacccagtatttttatagacagaacatgaggaaatgctgaaacagtcgtcaGCTCCTCCTCATTGAcgtcgggcgctctctctcctctgcttgctcaacttcgagaatccaacgtcaccgcagcaacctgtttgcaaggacaaatctagagagacaaccttatccctgacgccaacctgttctatcttaagttgagggccccaagatgtctcccatgtcaggcctctatctcaaaacctcctgttctaggtcacactggccttagatatgttttgcacacaaagaatcactcctcgtctaaatcacttctatgaataataaaagaaaaacttaaccaggagaagtagaatctctgttgattattcagtcacacaatccatcggcagaaaatatgaataacatcaacatatcaggatcatcattaatcatcatttatcattaatataagTATGTGCATgcaatctaactattagcagaatatatgagtgtaatcaaacttatcaaagtataggaatatgacccaaatattCATCAGCGATTAAGTTTTAGCGGGCTTCGGTTGCCAAGTCCATGTggagagcaacagaggaggaaggaactgGCCCGAAATGTAATCTTGGAACCCCTCAGCTATCATCTGATaatgatttagctttttattagctttattttcattgatcTGGATTCATTTCCAGACATCTCTTTACATAGATTAGCCAAAATGTCGCCTGGACCTAAAACTATACCAGTTCAGCTGGAGATACAGATGTGTTATGCTGGTATGTCTCAGAAGCCCTGCTGTGCCAGTGCAACGGCTCCACTGAAATAAATGAGGATGCTGTATTTTCACCCagtgctgttgtctgtctgaACAAGGACAACAAGAGGAAAAGATAATTGGTACACATGGTAACTCTTGTCCTGTAATCACATCCAGAGCCCTCTAATTGGGCTATGTGTATAGGATTTCTGCATTTTGGTGTGCATGTATTGTCCTTACTACCCTCACATCTCATTCTTGTTACTGATGACCCTGAAAATAGCCATAGCCAAGTACGATCCAAGACGagtctttcctctgttttgtgATTGGAACAGACTTAAGCCAGGTTAAACCAGAAAAAGGCATCAGGTAAACAGATCTCTCCTTGATACACAACATTGATTCTCACTTTCACAGTTGAAGGCTGCTCAAATTTCTCCTGTCTTAAGTGTCTGAGATCTCTTTGGCAGTCGCCGCTCTGCTCCCCGTCTCCCGGTGCTCAATTAAGCAAATGACTACCAGTTACTTTGTCTCTGTCACACTGTGGACAAGCAGCTGTCTAATTAACACTCACGCTGTAAGCGTCCAAACAAGTGCCCTTGAAAATCAGTGCTTATTACGACGGGAAGATTTGTTGTGTAGATGCATAGGAGTCATTTATAAAGGATGAAGCTGGCATCCAcccacaatgaaaaaaaacttCTATCTGAGAATGAGCTACTCTCCAGAGACTGAAAATGTCGCAGTGGACAGTTTCTCTGCAATGAAGGAAAGAGTCAGCCAATACAATGGCATAGCTCGTGTAAGTTTTCAGCAGTTTTGAGCCATGCATTCTCTGCCATACAGTAAGCAACTGACAATACTTAAATAGGATAAATTCACAGTTGGCTTTGGTTTCTTCCTGGTACTTGCAGacattaataaaataagaaataacagTAACATTATCCTTTGATAGACATGTACGCAGGTGACCTGCTTATGgatgttaaagctgcatttagcAGGATTTTTAGGCAGCTTTCCGATCACCCAGGACACACTGTCCCTATTTTCCAAACTTGAACTCTGCTGTCACGTACTGATGTCACCAGTGGCGTTGTTAGGCCTATTTTAGGGGGGCTTCAGCGGCTTCAGCCCCCCTAAAATATTCTTAAGCCCCCCTAAATAATTTTGGGTTGTTTTCTTAAAAatagtcataataataataattttcaccaaaaaatgcCCATATATTCAATACAAAGTGGTTAGAATATGagtttaaatcaataatcataTAACCTGTCAATATTCACTTAAATATGAtcataaatctcatttcatagCGTAAGGTAGAGAGAGCCCCCTTGTGCGTCGTTATCCAATCCATTCCACTTTTTCATATAGAGAACGCCCCCATCACTGAAAATCCAGTCCACGTTTTCCCTGTGACCTTGCTCTCAGTCGGTACCTGCGGCCTGGGTGTGTACCTCTGAAGCACACAGCGGCAGGAGCAGAGCGTGAACGGATGGGTGAAGGATGGACATAAGAAGGTTTTTCAAGAAAGTAagcattcatcactgctggtAGCAACCGTTAGTTAGCTCAAGcccccagctgacagcagaaagtcTCATGTAGTTAATAAACCAAATGCTCcgtgtttgacaaacaaaaacctgtcTTGCGCACACACTACAGACAATCTGTGCAGGTTGTTGTTTTGCGGTCAAAAGTTACATCCCAGCTCTGAAAGAGCGCTACTacttagctgctgctagctagttAGTCTAAAATGCATTGTGAAGGTCCTGGTTGTTTATAGAGTTAAgtatgcactttttttttttttttaccactatcGTTGGGGTGACTTCCTTCTGGAGCATCAGCCATCAGCCGTGTTTCtcataataatgaataatttctcagtctttgttggctgtttgtgaagTTTTGTACTTGTGCACTACATTCACTCACATCCTATGCATTTCTTGGGGGCTAAGCCCCCCTTGTTCTTAAAACCTAGTGACACCCCTGGATGTCACACACCTAAACAGCTGCACTTTGTCCAAAGAATTAATGAAGAAGAACAGTAAAAGTCAGTCAACCTTTGGGTCAGATACCTGCCACATGTGTGTCCTGAGAAACAAATTCTGCTGCTGGACCCGTGCGTCTGTCTGTTACTGACATTTCAATTCCATGACGGCAAAATGACTCATGAACTTACAATGAGGAGATTCTTTGTAAAACAATATACGGAGGGTTTCCCCTGTGGCTGTATGTCAAATATTCATCATGACCTCATTGGAAAAATCTGCATGAAAGTTGAATGCAGGGAAAGAACAGAATCAAAAGGGAATCAGTCAAGTCTCGACTCGAATAGGCGATcgctctccatctgtctgctgttcctTTCACTTTCCCTCAACACCACACACTTCCGCTCCCCTCCTCTTGTTGTTCAGGTTCCAGCTCACGCCCACCAAAGTGATAAATCCTGCTTTCTTCCTGGTAGTTCCTCTTTATAACTTGGTAATCATTAATGTTACAGTACACAACAGCAACGGAGGGAATCAAGAGGATTCAAGCGCTGGAGAAGAGCTGAGGAGAAGCACCAATCCTCCCGAGGTTCGTTCTACGTTACAGTGAAATacaaaagaagatgaagatcGTAGCATTGCATATACCTCTCTGGCTTTTAACTGCACTCACTCTTACGACGCAAGGTATGTGCCACGATACTGAGCTCATTCGTTCAGTAGAAATATTTGCTGACTGTGTTGATAATAATATTGTCTTTAAGATATAAAGGAGCCATCTGTATCTTTGTCCACAGAGTTGGTGAAACTAAGTGTGAGTCCCCACATTGCTGCTGAGTGTGGCAAAGCGGTTGCCCTAAACTGCAACGTGTCCTCGTCTCGCAATGAACTATCAATCAAACGTATGCAGTGGTTGCTAAACAAAAAGTCTTTATGCTCTGTGGACAGTGACAGAAATATGAGGACAGACAACGGACACGCTACTAGTGGCTTCCACTGCGAGTATAGCCATGGACAGTTGTCCCTCATCTTCGAAAACATGCAGCCAGTGGACAGCGGGGGCTCAAATTCCTACATGTGCAAACTACAATCCAACCAGGGAGTGGAGCATGCGTCTACAACAGTGGAGTTAGAAGGTCAGAGTCCACATTTATTCCTCATGACAGCTAtcataaatgtacaaaatacaaaaaggcTGGTCTACTCCTCTTTAGTGTATCTTCAATTGTGGTGGTGGCATaagtattcagattctttactttCAAGTGCTCTGTGGAGTTTTCTACTAAAAGACACAAGAAGGTCTGTACACATTCAGTGTTGCTCAGCCGAACATCGCGTGAGGTGCATCATAAAACGTGGAAAGCAGGGTCTTTTAGTTCTTTAAACTCTGTAttatttacatccatgtttggTAACCAGCATCGTTCTTCTTCACCATCTTAAGTGGCTCGTTGCTTCGTTTCTTTGCACATGTTCGCCACATGTTCGATTAGTAGAATAGTGTAAAGccataaacacaaactgcaaaccAAACATGGACCCACAAATAAATAACGCTACTAGTGGTCCAGAACTtcacagggcacctttaagtAAATGTAACAGTAGTAggctgtaaaaatactccattacaggTCATTCAGCAAGATAGTCTAATTTCATAACATCATCACATAAGACTTATTCTCAGCAGAATGTGCTTTAATATCAAAAGTAAACACACTGATTACACAGAATAACCAAGGTGTTATTTTTTCACATATAACACTGGCTTATTATTTGTAATGCACTGATGTAGCCAACACTCTCATGAGGAAGTCTTTTTCTAGCTAAATAAAACCACAGGCTTTATTGTTGGTTAATAAGTGACTCATTCATGCACACCCATAATAATCAGTTCAACCTTTGAGTGGTCAGTTTGTAAAAAGTTTATCCTCCTCCAGACACTTTTAGATCTTAGGGAAGACCACTTCAATGGACCATTATCCCTATGGAAATCAGCGACATCTGAACCAAAATTAATTGTTAGACAACTTATCAATTCATTATTTACAACTGCTCACTGATGGCATATTACAGAATGAGAAATCTTCAAGCCCTTTTTACAACGATGTACTAATTTTGGTGGATTATTGTTGTTGAGGAACTGGTTATTAAAGTTCCAGAAATTACCACTTGAGGCTGGATCTTATAGTGAGTCAATTCTCATCGATGCCCAAATTAAAAAGCCCAACTTTACAGTAGAAATAAAGCTGCTAGCTGTTTCTGTCAACTTCAGttccacccatgctccacctctttgcccgtTTTTGAATTAGCCGGGAGTTTGGTGGAGAAGATGATGGCAGCTTTACAACAGCTCtccagaaacctgtgggtgtCCATGTTTTACATTAAGTTACTTAGCATATCTTAATATGCAAAGTAACTTGTCAAATCAGAGTGTGCAGAGGAGTAAAAGTTTTGTCCTTCTAAAAATGTAGTCAgtagtacagtatttgagtaaatgttaCTTTACGCCACAGCTCCATTGTGATTGGTACAGATCTGAATTGAAATCAAGGTATTTTGATGGTCTTACCTGCTGAATGAGAACATTAAGTGTCGCTGATGTTTTGTGCATAATGTTCATTGTTAAAGCTAATTTCGAAACTCTCCACGGCCTTCCCCTCAGAGTGTTGCGGGATCGTTGAGGGAGTTCTAACCAGCGACAGTCACATCTGCACCTTCAAACACGTCCACCCAGACGGAGACGTGCACTGGTTTCACGGCCCCCGCAACCTCTCCGACGGGACTCCACACAACACTACAAAACAATGGGACAAAGGTGGCTGGCTGACTATCCGCAGtcacctgcagaggaaaggTTCAGATGGGCCCTACAGCTGTTTCTTAACAAGCACCAAATCTGGTCGAGCCATTGCGACAACTCTTGTTCAGAATTCTGACGTCTTGCGCAAGAGTAGAGCCAGAGCACAGGGACCTACGACCGTGGTCTGGAATGGAGCTGGATCGCAGGGACCAATTAGgacatgtttgtattttctaATCTCAGTTGCTTTCACGCTGACATAATTGACATGCCAAAGTAAGTCCACGCCATTAAGTGATAAGATATCAGGCTGAAGCGATGATTAACACGGGAGCAATGAGGTACGGAGATTTCTAGACTAAATTCCAAATCCAGGTCAATAGCTGTTCAAATAAAGTGGGTCATCTTGCATGTTCCAAGGGGAGTTACAGACTATCAAGAGACTGATACTGTATTAAataatttgttgttttgcttcGGTAGAGAGTCACAGATGAGGGAGTTGGGCTTATtggtacaaatacacacaaattgACAcatgtggcacacacacacacacacacacacacacacacatacagaagcaTACTCTCACATAACAAATGTTCAAAGAGCCCTTTCTGGCTGCTCGTTCTATTCAGCGATAAATCTTCTAGCCACAGTACGTGTTTATTTCTGACAGAGTGAGATGAAACTGTGTGTTGACATGCGTGTCCACTATGCGTGCACGTGGTGGCTGTTTCTGCGTGGCTGCTGTGTGAATGCACGCTTTCTGCAAGGGCACGCCGGCAAGAAAATCGGTCCATCTCGAGCAGAATGAAAAGACCTCAAAAGACAAGTAAATTCCCCTTCAAGAACACAGAAGCCCTTGTGTGCGAAACAGCAAACAGCTTCACACAGGATCTCGCAGTCATGCACAAaccctctctgtgtttggtgGATGGATGCTGCCCTCTGGAGGACAAGCTCTGCTCAGTAAGACAGGTGGCTGCTGTAAAACTGATTCAGGTGGACTGCACACATGATGGGCAAAATGCTCATTAACCTCTACTGGTGTGAGGCCATGCatacagctttgtttttgttttatgagaTTTCTGATTAGCTCCAGCACACTGGAGATGAAAGGTTTGTGGTGCTTTAGAACAATAAAATGTAGGGCCTGTTTTTCTGTAGAACGTAGTACCACTGAAACCTGGCTGCAGTGAGGCCTGTGGGTTATCCAGAGTGCTGGCAACATGCTTCTTGGAAAGTAATAATGTTGTTAAATTGATTAACTTACTTTATTGTTCAATGCTCTGAGTGAGAGCATTCAGAGATCGATTTCTCAAAGCTGGTCAAAAGACCAAAATGATCTGTGGCTGCGTACCATTAAAGATAAGCGAGAaaacgtgttttttttctgtgcactcAAAGTCACAATAGCTGTATGCGCGCCCTGTCTCTGCCCACTAATGTCTTTGCAGGTATAGCTCGAAGCTGGAGGACGAAACCCAGCTCCGAGGCTAAAGCTCTGGCTTTTTAACGCCTCAGTGCACcctcttcacacacatttgagaGCCCTTTCAAGTCAGAATGACTCCCTGCTAATGCCGTCACTAAATCGGTGCCACGCAGGGGCAGCTTGAGCTTTCAGCAAGACGTGGCTGCGGCTCAGAGCTCAATGGGTAAACAAATACGAGGTCACCTTGACCATTCCGGCACACATGGATGCATCCAGAGGCaggcatgacacacacacacacacacacacacacacacacacacacacacacacagacacacacaagcacataaagCACTCCAGATATGCAGAGAATGggaatgtttgtgttgttgtatttaaCGTGTTTTGTGGAAGAATCATGTCTCAAAAGCATCATTTTGTATTACGCCTGACTTATGACAACATGAGATGAATGCttaagtttttcttttcttactttgCTTTAAATTAAGTTTGATTATGACACTAATGTGAGcgctgcttgtttttcatttgttttactaGTAGTAATGTCTCTTTCCTATTGGATGCACAACAGAGGAACTTTAAATTAATCACACTAACGAATCTgccaaatgaataaatggaaaTGTACCATGCAGCGTGCTAATGCATCAGTCTTTGGagcttgaaataaaaaaaaaactgaattacaGGTACAATATTGTGGGGTGCAATTAGTGAGGTGTtggctaacacacacatatatatatatatatttatatatcgCAATATCATTCCTGGCAACTGATATTTCTCAGAGGGAAGGGACTGACTTCAAGCTTTTTAGATGGAACTGAAAGTGATTTTTTCCAAATCCAAATCTTACCTCTTTTTTACAGATACAACATTGCTGTCATTTAGGAGGCTTTCAGATCTTCCTTAAAGTCAAAATGAAGCTGTACTCCATTCTTgaaacaaccagtgataaagTAAGCTCACCTTAGGTTCCATAAAGAAGCGGACCTAGAGCTTTAGGCGACTTTACGTGATCTTCATGCAGCTGGAGTTTACTCAGTTGTCGTGGGTTTGCacatgatctttttttttctgatactTGGTCTACTTGTTCCAAGCCAATAAAGACAAGAAGTCCTTGAAGtgttcagaaaaacaaacaataaacaaactcCATGCACAGATGAAGATCATGCGATACGcctgaaagctccagagcagctactGCACGGACCTTGAGACGACACTGTCATGTCGGCTGTGCTTCGGctcataaatatatatttcCGTAAAAGACtatttcttctctgcttcttctgtgCTTGTTTTCGGTTATCAAAGCAAACTGCATCAGCGCTTGTCTCTGTACTTGTAGCATGCACTTCACACCACCAGAGGGAACAAGCTGCACGCATAACAGTCACCCTCTGGACGAACAGTGATTTAAACTGCTCTTCATGTTGATGAGGCTTCAGGGTTCAAAATGGCCAATTTTGCTGAGGAGTGAATGTTGTATGTTTGGATTTCTTGCTCCCTGTAACATAACTGGGGCAATAATTCTTTTATAAGTGACCCACGTTACCTTCCATGTTCCTGTGAGTGGCCCTGCTGCCGTGTTACATCATCTCTCACTGTTTGAAGTTTGCTTCTCCTGCACTCACCTCATCTGGGCAAAGTACACAGTGGGGGGTGTTcactgagatgtgtgtgtgtgtgtgtgtgtttgtgtgtgtgtgtgtatacagggGCCTCTGGATGAGTTCCCATGGTAACTGAGAGGCGTCTCACTGAGTGCCTCTGGCTTcacttcatctgtgtgtgtgtctacatgtattacgttgtggggacataaatctgttttcacactCACTTTGTTGTGATTCATCttccttgtggggacaaaaaACGCAACTTCCcataatttgaaaaataatacattttcattttgtgtatGTCTGGGTACTTATCCTGGTGGGCTGTTATCTCCTCTCAGAGAGGTTTACATTGTCACCCTCAAAGCCTGGTGGTCAGTGGTCAGGTGACGGCCACAGATGGTTATATCACGCAcatgagcagagggaggggggaggtggaCAGATCAATGGAGACATGATAAGACACTGACTGACCGACAAACAGCAAGACAGGATGGGTAGAtggagcagagaaggagagaagacagactgatggagggatggaaagagGAGATAAAAGCCACATTCTGTCAACATACAGAGGAGCTTTATATGAAGCACTTATGGCCTGTTACCTAACATTACGGTAAATGGGAGTCAGCATGAGATTAATTGCCCCCAGAGCTGATGTACACAAGGATCAGTGTTGTTGGTGACAGCTGTGGCACAGTTTCTGTGGACTCgtgtttttaaaaggttttcatAAAGACGCATGTTTTAAAAACCTTAAGTAACACTGATATTTgttcagtgctgcagtgctgtaTGCTCTTATTCAGTCCAGCACAACAGAAAGGTCAGGTCATTTACTTAAGTTAAACCCAGGATATCACACTTAAAACTTAGCAGGAGCTTTCGTCAAACACTTTTTGCACATTTAGTGGTGATCCAGACTCCTGAAAGGTTGCTTTATATAACAGCTGTTGCTTTATGGAGATCAATACGTGAATAACCCAGCGGGAAGACTGAGCTGCGCCTCGGCTGCTTTCACATCTACACTGAGAGGATGACGGTGCCtttgaggaaggttacagcAGGAGAAGTGGAAGTGTTGAAAGGTATGAATGCGAATAAACGTCAATACGCGTTCTTAAGCTATGTGACGGCACTGGTGCCTCAGTTATCTACAGCCGCTGGAGTCCGGGGACAAAGACTGCTGCGTGGAGGAAAGATAaacctgtttgtctgcagaaagCCTCACAACAGAGGTGTGATGTCTCCTGAGTGCCAGTCTAACATAGCAAATATTCCAGCTAATGCTGAGATGACAGCAGGTGCAACAGTAAGGATCCACTTGTTTCACTGGATAAGTTTGAAAGTAGCTGGAATGTGTCCTCATTTGATCTTTCcataagtgtttttttctcacctcCTTGCATCATTTTTGATCCCTCCAATGTTGATACAAGGAAGGATGGCATATGGCACCTAAGTCATTCAATGCCCAAGGCCTTGCACCTTTACGTGACAGTGCACATGTCCATGCTCCTGCCAGTTATCTGTGTGGAAAGCTGTATGGTGAAGGGAACCACTGACTAAAAGCTAAAAGGATGAGAATGTCTCAACAGCACACGAGTGAGCCGAGATGCTGCAGATAACAAGACATCGTAAAGCTTCTGTGTTCCTCTGCAGCCTACATTTAACCTCTCAGGCTTTGTTCTCACGAGGACGTTTTATGCCGACGTGCAGCATTCGTGCAGCTCGCAGATAGCAGCCAGGCATGTttgtttagctgtgtgtgtcGTTAAAGGGAGTATTTTGTTCAACTGCATGCACTCCTAGCCTTGGTTGCCCTGGGAGACCACAAACAGTTTTAATCATCACCTCTCAAATCTCGCTCTCATTAAAACAAGGCTTTGCACAAAATCCAAGTGATGCAACTAAGCAGATGTGCAATAAGCAGTAGACTTAAGATTGTGTGTCACAATTTTAGTGTACAACAACAAGACTAAAATGACAAGACTTTATCCGTTTAAGTTGCTCCGCTGCTGGATTAACCTACAACATGGTCCCCGTGAAGAAATGAGCTGTGTGGCTCCACTGATCCTCTGTCTTCAGTAATTTGGTCACACACAAATTCCTGTAAGAATAAGCACCGTGTGTTTTAAGTACCAACGCAGGTAATGCAGGATCAGCCTAATGCAGCACTCATGTGGTGTTATTCAAACTTGGGATACTTGTGTAACAAATAACTTGTGTGTTATTTGTAGTGCTCAGTAAACAGGTGAagtacaaacaaacagtgatttttttttaattagttcaAATTAGTTGagttaattaaaattaatatgCAGCTGCTAGTGATGGTGGCTTTGAAGCCCCGTGCCACCAGtctagtgttttttttcttgttgttgtttcttgttCATTTTCTCATGTGTGATTAGTTTTGATTCATGTCATTTACAGCAGATTGCAAGATTACAATCTAAACGATATGACGTGAGTGTCGTTTCCATTCTCGCTGATATTGTGCTTTAGTGGTGCACATTCCCAAGAAATATGCAATTAATGAAATTACCTCAAGCCAACTGACACATGCTGTGGGGGCCCCTGGGGGTCTTGGGTCACATGACATGGTTTTGTTGGTAATCCATGCTTATAACAACCAGTTCAATAGGTATTCCTCAGAGTGGACACAGGTGTAATCGATGACAAATGATTTAGGATTTAGATGTGGAAATACCAGGGTTTTTTTGCAAAACAGACAATCCAAAAATATCCTCTTCTTAACTAGCAGAAAATGATTCAATATGTGTCAAATCAAACTGACTTTGCAATGGCACTGTCAGTTACTGCAAACTTCACAAAGGTTTAAGTTACTGTGTTAAAAGCCCCTGCAGTGGTTTGCAGGTTTTTTAGttcccctttttcttttgtgcattgTGATATGGAACTACTTAGTATAAAGGTCCTGCACAGCCACATGGgtgttttcagttcatcatCAAATCTCAGAGAGTGTAGCTAGAAGAacattaacaacacaaacacgAGAGCCTGCCTGAGTTTCCACGTTAAATACGTATGTGCAGAGCGTTTAGTTAGCGCCAGCAGCTGCGACCCAAAGTCTTCCAGCTAGCTTCACATGGAGTCACAAGCCAGTTAGCACCGGACTGCTAATTCTGTAAAGTGATCAAAGGCGAGACCAGTTCCCTCTGACCTGCACCATCATTACAACTTCTCCCAGCCTGGTTCATCGACTAAGGAATCGCCTGCTGACAAACAGCACACCAGAGCAAACACTCTCCCTTCAGGTTATTGAGTAGCTACACCAATAAGTTGATGTTTAGCTGCGCTTCACGCACCTGCATGGTGACTTTCCCCTTTTCTACCCTTGCATTATTATCCTACACAGATCACAAGCATATACTTTGAATTGGCCTTGAACATAACCACACACGCTGAGAGGAAACTCAGACCTCTTGCTCCATGtactttctttgtttcacaCACGTGTTCATGCCGAGAAGATGTGTAATCAGCCCACGGTACGTGAAAGCACCTGCGCACACGTACCATGTCTTCCAGTGTGAACACC
Coding sequences within:
- the LOC121604428 gene encoding uncharacterized protein LOC121604428: MKIVALHIPLWLLTALTLTTQELVKLSVSPHIAAECGKAVALNCNVSSSRNELSIKRMQWLLNKKSLCSVDSDRNMRTDNGHATSGFHCEYSHGQLSLIFENMQPVDSGGSNSYMCKLQSNQGVEHASTTVELEECCGIVEGVLTSDSHICTFKHVHPDGDVHWFHGPRNLSDGTPHNTTKQWDKGGWLTIRSHLQRKGSDGPYSCFLTSTKSGRAIATTLVQNSDVLRKSRARAQGPTTVVWNGAGSQGPIRTCLYFLISVAFTLT